Proteins found in one Labrenzia sp. VG12 genomic segment:
- a CDS encoding response regulator transcription factor — protein sequence MRLLLVEDTFDMAEAIMIRLERSGVACDLAKTLEEARDCVEVQRYDVIVLDINLPDGLGTELLKELRSRGDRTPVLMLTAEFSVDNRVSSLDSGADDYLVKPFDYRELEARIRALYRRELADKAEEFRIGNLTFNASARLVRRDDSPISLTRREFSLLEILIHNRGKTVSKERLFEGVFSFQDTDVSMNALELYIARLRKKLSGCSVRIETQRGLGYKLDADD from the coding sequence GTGCGTTTGCTGCTGGTTGAAGACACGTTTGACATGGCCGAGGCGATCATGATCCGGCTGGAACGGTCCGGTGTTGCCTGTGACCTGGCCAAGACGCTGGAGGAGGCGCGGGACTGTGTTGAGGTCCAGCGCTATGACGTGATCGTTCTGGATATCAATCTGCCCGACGGGCTCGGCACCGAACTCCTGAAGGAGTTGCGGAGCCGGGGTGACCGGACACCCGTCCTGATGCTGACGGCGGAGTTTTCGGTCGACAACCGGGTGTCGTCGCTGGATTCGGGCGCGGACGATTACCTGGTCAAACCGTTTGATTATCGCGAACTGGAGGCGCGCATCCGGGCGCTCTACCGGCGTGAGCTGGCAGACAAGGCGGAAGAATTCCGGATCGGCAATCTCACCTTCAATGCTTCTGCGCGGCTGGTGCGGCGGGATGACAGCCCGATCAGCCTGACCCGGCGCGAGTTCTCGCTGCTGGAGATCCTGATCCACAATCGCGGCAAGACCGTCAGCAAGGAGCGCCTGTTTGAAGGCGTATTCAGTTTTCAGGACACGGATGTCAGCATGAATGCGCTCGAGCTCTATATTGCCCGGCTGCGCAAGAAACTGTCGGGGTGCTCGGTCCGGATCGAGACCCAGAGAGGGCTTGGCTACAAGCTGGACGCCGATGACTGA